The Devosia sp. MC521 genome segment TCGCCGCGCTCGTGGTTTCCGCGTCTTTCCAATTCTCGCCGAGGCGCGGATTGGTCAGCCCGTGATCCTTGAGCACCTGCGCCATGCGATCGCGCGTCCCCGCGCTCCAGCAGGCCACAATTGCGCGGCGACCATTGCGGCGCTCCGTAAGCAGCCGCTCCACCACCTTCTCAAAAAGGTTGACGTCATTCGCCAAACGGTCGGCTGCAAAGCTTGGCGCAATATGCCCACCGGCATCGTCACCCGATTTCGTCTGCGGCGACAGAAACGCCGAAAGCTGAATGACCGACGCCCCCGCCAACTGCGCTGGCGTCACATCAACATTATAAAGCAGTTCTGGCTTAATCGGCTTATAGGGCGCCCCTGCCCCCGCCACCTGCGGCGCCAAACGCGCCGTCTCGCGCGCGTCGTAATAATCGGCAATCTGCTCGACACGCTCGCCATAGGCTTCGTTCACCTGATCGTCGAAGACGAACGGGGCATCGCCCACATAATCCGCCAGACTATCGAGCTTTTCATAAAAGAACGGCAGCCAGTGCTCCGTGCCCGAATAGCGCGACCCGCCACTTACCGATGAATAGAGCGGGTCATCATGGGTGTTGCCACCAAAAGTCGCCGTATAGTTCTGACGGAAACGGCGAATGGTGTCTTCATTGAGCACCAGCTCGCTCATCGGCGTCAGATCAATCCGCTTGAGATTACCCGTCGTCCGCTGTGTATCGGGATCAAACGTCCGGATCGTTTCCAACTGGCTCCCAAAGAAGTCAAAGCGCAGCGGCGCGTCCGCATTGGCCGGGAACAGGTCAATCAACCCACCCCGGACTGCAAATTCGCCGCTTTCGCGCACCGTCGGCACGCGCAAATAGCCATTGTTCGCCGCCCAACCGATCAGCTTATCGCCATCGACCACCCGACCAACGGCCGCCGAAAACGACATGGTTTCGACCACAGCGCGCGGCGGCAGCTTTTGCACCAGCGCATTAACCGCCGTCAGCACAATCGCGCCCTTGGTGCCGCTGGTCAGCGCCGCCAGCGTTTTCATACGCGCCGCGATGGTCACATTGTTTGGCGACACACGGTCATATGGCAGGCTGTCCCAGGCAGGCAGTTGCAATATCGTGTGTCCGGGCAACATCGCCCCCAACACTTCCGCCATGCGCTGCAAGCGCCGTCCATCACGCGCCACGAACACCACAGCCGCCGCATCATCCGGCGCGTTTTTGAGGCGTTGTTCAACCAGCCGTGCCAACACCAATGGCTGCATGCCATCAGGTACGTTGGAGATGGTACGAACGGTGGGCGTGATGTCAGAAGAAGTCATCGGGCGACGCGGGCCTCGTGGTCGGCAATAAGAAGGTCGAGGAAAGAACGATCCACATGCGCTGGCGGCTCCTCCTGCCGGAGCACCCATTTCAGCAATGGCGGGTCTTCTTCGTTCATCAGCGCTTCGAGCTTGTCGAGCTGCGCCTCATCGTAGTTTTCCAGATGCGCATCCGCGAATGGACCGAGCACCAAGTCCATTTCCTTGGTCCCACGATGCCACGCGCGATAGCGGAGCCGTTTACGTCGAATAGCGATCTCTTCACCGGCCGTCATTTGCGACACCCATGATTGAATTTTGTTCTCGATTTGGACTTGTTCTTTACGCGTGTTAGCCAACAATGTCAGCCCTATTCCGTCATGCCCCTGAATGTCAGCAATTTGCCCCTTCAGAGGCCCAAAAGTGCCGGCCAAAGGCCACAGAAGTGCCAATAGATGCCCCTCGGTAAGGAGAATCATTCTTGTCCCGTCCCGATGAATTGCAGCCCCTGTTCCGCTCGCTCCACTCCATCAAAGGCGTGGGCGATAAGCTCGCAGCACTGCTGACCAAATTCTTCGGCGCCCCTGACGGACAAGAGGCCATCGTCCTCGACATTCTGATGCATATGCCCTCCGGCGTCGTCGATCGCCGCCGACAGGTCGGCATTGCAGACGCCTATTTAAATCAAATCGTTACGCTGAAACTCCACATCGACCGGCACCAACCGCCACCACGCGGAAAGCTACATGTGCCACATCGCGTTTTCACGCATGACGAGACCGGCGAACTGTCCTTGGTGTTCTTCCGCGCCCAAGGCGGCTGGGTCGAAAAAGCTCTCCCAGTCGGCGAAGAGCGCTATGTCTCTGGCAAGGTCGATTTCTTCAACGGCCAAAAGCAGATAACGCACCCGGACTATATCGTCGAAGCCGAAAAATTCGCAGAACTCCCCCTCGTCGAGCCGGTCTATCCCCTCACAAGTGGATTGAGTTCCAAAGCCTTAGCGAAACTCGTGCGCCAGTCCGTTGATATCATTCCCGAATTACCGGAATGGATCGACGCCGAAACCATGCGCCAACGCAAATGGCCAAACTTCGCCCAAGCCATGCGCGAAGTCCATTTGCCAGAGAATCCTGACCAGGGCCAACTCTGGTCCCCGGCCCGCCAACGCCTTGCTTATGATGAGTATTTAGCGGGCCAAATCACCCTACAATTGGTGCGTTCGACCATGGTCGCCCAAAAGGGAAAGTCCCGTACTTTCAACGGGAGTATCACCTCCCGCGTCGCCGCCGCGCTACCCTTCTCCCTGACCGATGGCCAAAACCAGGCCCTCGAAGAAATCCGCGCCGACCTCGCCAGCCCGGACCGCATGTCCCGCCTCCTGCAAGGCGACGTGGGCTCCGGCAAGACCGTTGTAGCTCTTATGTCCATGGCGGCAATGGCAGAAAGCGGCGCGCAATCGGCGTTGATGGCTCCGACCGAATTGCTGGCTTCACAGCATTTTAAAACCATTCAGCCTCTCGCTGAAGCGGCAGGCCTAGGCTGCGCATTGCTCACCGGAAAAATGCCCGCAGCCGAAAAACGCAAGATTCTAGCAGGACTTGCCGATGGCTCGATCCACATCGCCCTCGGCACCCACGCCCTCTTCCAATCCGGCGTCGCCTTCCACAATCTGGCCCTCACCGTCGTCGACGAACAACACCGTTTCGGCGTCCACCAGCGCCTCGCCCTCTCTGACAAAGGCCGCGACACTGACCTTCTCGTCATGACCGCCACGCCGATCCCGCGCACTTTAGTACTCACCCACTTCGGCGACATGGCCGTCTCTGTTCTCAAAGAAAAGCCGCGCGGCCGCCAACCCATTGATACGGCAGTGCTCTCGATCAATGACTACGGCCGCGTCATCAACCGTCTCATCGCCCGGTTAGGCGAAGGTGCGCAGGCCTATTGGGTCTGCCCGCTGGTTGAAGAAAGCGAATTTATCCAAGTCGTCAGCGCTGAAGATCGCTTCGCCGAACTGCAGAAAGTCTTCGGCGATCAGGTGGCCCTCGTCCACGGCCGCATGTCAGCCGCCGCCAAGCAAGAGGTTATGGCGCGCTTTAAAGCCAATGAAATCAAACTTCTCGTCGCCACAACGGTCATCGAAGTGGGCGTCGACGTCCCCAACGCCACGATCATGATCATCGAACACGCTGAACGTTTTGGCCTCGCTCAGCTCCATCAGCTGCGCGGTCGCGTCGGCCGTGGTTCGCAACGCTCTGCCTGCCTGCTTCTCTTCAAAGAACCGCTCAGCGAAACCGCTCAAGCGCGCCTCGAAACCATCAAATCCACCGAAGACGGTTTTGAGATTGCCGAACGCGACCTCGACCTACGCGGCCAAGGTGACGTCTTGGGCACGCGCCAATCCGGCATGCCCGGCTACCGCGTCGCCGTCCCAGACGTGCATCGGCACTTGCTTGAGTTCGCCCATGACGACGCCAAAGCCCTGATGCAACGCAACCCCGGCCTCACCGGCCCCGACGGCGAAGCCGCTCGTACGCTGTTGTATTTATTCCGAAAAGATCTGGCGATTCCACTGATCAGGGCGGGCTAATCAGGCCGGCACTGGCGCGTCCCCTCCCCCTACCAGGGGGAGGTTGGGGGGGGGTACTGCGCACCCCACGGCCCCTCGGCGCAAACACCAGGGGACAAAAATTACTCCACCGTCACCGACTTGGCCAAATTCCGCGGCTGGTCCACGTCCGTGCCCATAAATACCGCCGTGTGATAGGCCAACAACTGCACTGGGATCAGTGCCAAAATCGGCGCCACAAACGGATGCACGTGCGGAATTTCGATAATATCCGCAACGCCATGCCCGACGTGCTGTGCCCCTTCAGCATCGGTAATAAGAATAATCTTACCCCCGCGTGCCGCGACCTCCTGCATATTGGACAGCGTTTTATCGACCAATTCATCAGAAGGAGCGACGACAATCACCGGCATGGCTTCATCCACCAGCGCAATCGGCCCATGCTTCAGTTCACCTGCTGCATAACCTTCGGCGTGGATATAGCTGATCTCTTTGAGCTTCAGCGCACCTTCCATGGCGACCGGGAACATCGGGCCACGGCCGAGATAGAGCACGTCCTTAGCCTTGGAGAGGCGTTTGGCGATGTCCATGATCACAGCCTCGGTGCCCAAGGCCGCCGAAACAGCACTCGGCAGCGCCGTCAACGCCCGAACCATCTCCGCCTCTTGCTCGGCGCTCAATGCGCCGCGAGCACGGCCAGCGGCGATGGCAAGGCTTGCCAAAGCGGTCAACTGCGCCGTCAGCGCCTTCGTGGAGGCAACGCCGATTTCCGGCCCGCAAAGGATCGGGAAAACCACACCCGATTCACGTGCGATGGTCGATTCCAGCGTATTGACCAGCGACGCCACATGTTGCCCCTGCCCGGCGCAATAGCGCAGAGCGGCCAAAGTATCAGCCGTCTCGCCGGACTGCGAAATGAAGAACGACAGCCCGTTCTTTTCCAGCGGCGGCTCGCGATAGCGGAATTCTGACGCGACATCGATATCAACCGGCAAGCGCGCATAGCGCTCAAACCAATATTTCGC includes the following:
- the recG gene encoding ATP-dependent DNA helicase RecG, whose amino-acid sequence is MSRPDELQPLFRSLHSIKGVGDKLAALLTKFFGAPDGQEAIVLDILMHMPSGVVDRRRQVGIADAYLNQIVTLKLHIDRHQPPPRGKLHVPHRVFTHDETGELSLVFFRAQGGWVEKALPVGEERYVSGKVDFFNGQKQITHPDYIVEAEKFAELPLVEPVYPLTSGLSSKALAKLVRQSVDIIPELPEWIDAETMRQRKWPNFAQAMREVHLPENPDQGQLWSPARQRLAYDEYLAGQITLQLVRSTMVAQKGKSRTFNGSITSRVAAALPFSLTDGQNQALEEIRADLASPDRMSRLLQGDVGSGKTVVALMSMAAMAESGAQSALMAPTELLASQHFKTIQPLAEAAGLGCALLTGKMPAAEKRKILAGLADGSIHIALGTHALFQSGVAFHNLALTVVDEQHRFGVHQRLALSDKGRDTDLLVMTATPIPRTLVLTHFGDMAVSVLKEKPRGRQPIDTAVLSINDYGRVINRLIARLGEGAQAYWVCPLVEESEFIQVVSAEDRFAELQKVFGDQVALVHGRMSAAAKQEVMARFKANEIKLLVATTVIEVGVDVPNATIMIIEHAERFGLAQLHQLRGRVGRGSQRSACLLLFKEPLSETAQARLETIKSTEDGFEIAERDLDLRGQGDVLGTRQSGMPGYRVAVPDVHRHLLEFAHDDAKALMQRNPGLTGPDGEAARTLLYLFRKDLAIPLIRAG
- a CDS encoding succinate dehydrogenase assembly factor 2 → MTAGEEIAIRRKRLRYRAWHRGTKEMDLVLGPFADAHLENYDEAQLDKLEALMNEEDPPLLKWVLRQEEPPAHVDRSFLDLLIADHEARVAR